In a genomic window of Primulina huaijiensis isolate GDHJ02 unplaced genomic scaffold, ASM1229523v2 scaffold37281, whole genome shotgun sequence:
- the LOC140968454 gene encoding nuclear pore complex protein NUP98A-like isoform X3, protein MFGSNPFGQSSSSPFGSQPAFGQTTNASNNPFAPKPFGSTSPFGSQTGGSIFGGMSTGVFGAQSSSPLGSASVFGASSSPAFGSSTPAFGVSSASAFGNSSSAFGGSGVFGQKPSFGSNTTQTSPFGSSFQQTQPAFGNNLFGSSTPFGAPSQPAFGSTSSPAFGASSTPGFGATSSPAFGSTASPTFGSTSGGFGASTSPFGSSTPAFGTSSTPAFGSITTPAFGATTTPAFGATTTPAFGPSTTSAFGASSSPFNFGSSPAFGQSAAVFGSSPFGTLSSRVQDASFGAQTTASTFGGSGFGLSAFGGQRGGSRLAPYSSTPETDGATGTQPAGKIESISAMPVYKDKSHEELRWEDYQLGDKGGPTPAGQSTTALGFGTSSFGSASAPVFAQSSATPFSSATPSNPFAPKTTGVFGGSGFGSSPSSTFGSSPFAMSNTSNPFGSTTSATSSLFGSTAQTSGVGTSPSIFGNSSTSPFGSPSIFGPTSSQGTSSAFNTGLGFPNTQSSPLFQSNMSTLTPASSPFAQTSSAFGQTAPGFSQTNLFSTPSTGFGGNMFSSTPSLLSNTNPLGFGQTTPSLSSPFQLGQPPQSSGGFIFSNFGQSQAVGTSSFGGTPGIFSQSALGQLSAPQSAVGALSSPIVNPFGTLPALPQISIGRTGTSPSIQYGISSLPQIVEKPIPVRMSLLLTPRHLSQRRVRPPVRKYHPKTDGPKVPFFHDGDEETPSTPKADALFIPRENPRALVIRPLDQWPSRASAEKTTQSKASGPHAYENGKLQNDVSALINGHKVRDKDASPAEHSVENGVANEQVNPVKRNPKSNVVLDGRCTDKGDSYITLGSHRAGEAAIVFEHGADIEALMPKLRHSDYYTEPRIQELAAKERAEPGFCRNVKDFIVGRHGFGSIKFFGETDVRKLDLESLIQFNNREVIVYIDESKKPPIGQGLNKPAEVTLLNIKCFDKKTGQQYTEGPRIERYKEMLKRKAEDQGAEFVSYNPMKGEWKFRVIHFSMYKLGNDEDENDDNLLNAMR, encoded by the exons ATGTTTGGAAGCAACC CTTTTGGGCAGTCATCCAGTAGTCCATTTGGGTCACAGCCGGCTTTTGGGCAGACTACCAATGCAAGTAACAATCCTTTTGCTCCCAAGCCCTTTGGAAGCACGAGCCCTTTTGGTTCACAGACGGGAGGTTCAATTTTTGGGGGAATGTCTACTGGTGTTTTTGGTGCTCAATCTTCTTCTCCTTTAGGCTCGGCTTCTGTGTTTGGCGCTTCTTCTTCGCCTGCGTTTGGAAGTTCAACCCCTGCATTCGGCGTTTCCTCAGCCTCGGCTTTTGGAAACTCATCTTCTGCATTTGGTG GTTCTGGGGTATTCGGGCAGAAGCCGAGTTTTGGATCTAATACAACTCAAACAAGTCCATTTGGAAGCTCATTTCAGCAAACACAACCAGCTTTCGGCAACAATCTGTTTGGTTCCTCAACACCATTTGGTGCTCCTAGTCAGCCTGCATTTGGTTCGACAAGTAGTCCTGCATTTGGTGCTTCAAGTACACCTGGCTTTGGTGCTACCAGCTCTCCGGCCTTTGGTTCTACTGCAAGCCCTACATTTGGTAGCACTAGTGGTGGGTTTGGTGCGTCGACCTCTCCTTTCGGATCTAGCACTCCAGCATTTGGTACTTCTAGCACTCCAGCATTTGGTTCCATAACCACTCCTGCTTTCGGTGCGACAACAACTCCTGCTTTTGGTGCAACAACAACTCCTGCCTTTGGTCCCTCAACAACTTCTGCTTTCGGTGCTTCAAGTAGTCCTTTTAACTTTGGATCCAGTCCGGCATTTGGTCAATCAGCTGCTGTATTTGGAAGTTCCCCATTTGGAACATTATCCTCGAGAGTTCAAGATGCTTCTTTCG GAGCACAAACTACAGCCTCCACTTTTGGTGGCTCTGGTTTTGGCCTGTCTGCTTTTGGAGGGCAACGAGGGGGAAGTAGATTAGCTCCCTACTCATCAACTCCTGAGACAGATGGAGCCACTGGTACACAACCCGCTGGAAAAATAGAATCTATTTCAGCCATGCCAGTCTACAAGGATAAAAGCCATGAAGAACTTAGATGGGAGGACTACCAGTTAGGAGATAAAG GAGGGCCAACTCCTGCTGGACAGTCTACTACTGCACTTGGATTTGGTACCTCAAGTTTTGGCTCGGCATCTGCTCCTGTATTTGCTCAATCCTCTGCTACTCCTTTTTCATCTGCAACACCCTCCAATCCATTTGCTCCAAAAACCACTGGAGTTTTTGGCGGCTCAGGGTTTGGATCTTCGCCCTCCTCAACATTTGGTTCTTCCCCTTTtgcaatgtcaaatacatctaATCCTTTTGGTTCGACAACATCAGCAACATCCTCTTTATTTGGATCTACTGCTCAAACATCTGGAGTTGGTACCTCCCCTTCTATTTTTGGCAATTCCAGTACATCACCTTTTGGATCACCATCTATCTTTGGCCCAACATCATCACAGGGAACCTCGTCTGCATTTAATACCGGCTTGGGTTTTCCCAATACTCAGTCCTCCCCATTATTCCAGTCAAATATGTCTACTCTAACACCAGCAAGTTCTCCATTTGCACAGACCTCTTCCGCTTTTGGCCAAACTGCCCCTGGGTTTAGTCAAACAAATTTGTTTAGTACACCCTCAACTGGTTTTGGTGGCAACATGTTCTCAAGCACTCCATCACTTCTAAGTAACACCAACCCTCTGGGATTTGGCCAAACAACT cCATCTCTTTCTAGTCCATTTCAATTGGGGCAACCACCTCAGAGTTCTGGTGGTTTTATTTTTAGCAACTTTGGGCAGTCGCAAGCAG TTGGAACAAGTAGCTTTGGAGGCACCCCTGGTATTTTTAGCCAGAGTGCACTTGGACAACT GTCAGCTCCTCAGAGTGCGGTGGGTGCCCTATCATCGCCCATTGTAAATCCTTTTGGAACGCTGCCAGCATTGCCGCAGATATCAATTGGACGCACAGGCACTTCTCCTTCTATTCAGTATGGAATTTCTAGCTTGCCA CAGATTGTTGAGAAACCAATTCCTGTGAGAATGTCGTTGCTATTGACGCCTCGACACCTTTCTCAAAGGCGTGTAAGGCCACCTGTAAGGAAATATCACCCTAAAACCGATGGCCCAAAG GTCCCTTTTTTCCATGATGGTGATGAAGAAACACCCAGCACGCCAAAAGCAGATGCTCTTTTCATTCCAAGGGAGAATCCCAGAGCTCTTGTAATTCGTCCGCTGGATCAGTGGCCTTCTAGAGCAAGTGCGGAGAAAACCACACAGTCGAAGGCCTCAGGCCCTCATGCCTATGAAAATG GTAAACTTCAGAATGATGTCTCCGCGCTAATAAACGGGCACAAGGTCCGGGATAAAGATG CTTCCCCAGCTGAGCACTCTGTGGAAAATGGCGTGGCTAATGAGCAAGTTAATCCTGTCAAACGGAACCCAAAATCCAATGTGGTCCTTGATGGTCGTTGTACAGATAAAGGGGACTCTTATATCACTCTCGGAAGCCATAGAGCTGGAGAAGCTGCTATCGTGTTCGAGCATGGAGCAGACATTGAGGCACTGATGCCTAAGCTTCGTCACTCTGATTATTATACGGAGCCACGAATTCAGGAGCTAGCTGCAAAGGAAAGAGCTGAACCAGGTTTTTGCCGCAATGTAAAGGACTTCATTGTTGGAAGACATGGTTTTGGTAGCATCAAGTTCTTTGGGGAAACTGATGTGAGAAAGCTTGATCTCGAGTCTCTTATTCAATTCAATAATCGAGAGGTGATCGTATATATTGACGAGAGCAAGAAACCTCCAATTGGACAAGGCCTTAATAAACCTGCCGAGGTGACGCttcttaatattaaatgttTTGACAAGAAGACTGGCCAGCAATATACCGAGGGACCAAGGATCGAGAGGTATAAAGAAATGCTTAAAAGAAAAGCGGAAGATCAAGGTGCTGAGTTTGTGAGCTATAATCCAATGAAAGGAGAATGGAAGTTCAGGGTCATCCATTTCAGCATGTATAAGCTTGGAAATGACGAAGACGAAAATGACGATAATCTGCTCAATGCCATGAGATGA